The proteins below are encoded in one region of Triticum aestivum cultivar Chinese Spring chromosome 1B, IWGSC CS RefSeq v2.1, whole genome shotgun sequence:
- the LOC100136995 gene encoding ocs element-binding factor 1, whose amino-acid sequence MSSPSRRSSSPESNIDGGSGSGSAGDERKRKRMLSNRESARRSRARKQQRMEELIAEASRLQAENARVEAQIGAYTTELTKVDGENAVLRARHGELAGRLQALGGVLEIFHVAGAPVDIPEIPDPLLRPWQSPFAPQLAAAGGMPDAFQF is encoded by the coding sequence ATGTCGTCGCCGTCGCGCCGGAGCTCCAGCCCCGAGAGCAAcatcgacggcggcagcggcagcggctccGCCGGTGACGAGCGCAAGCGCAAGAGGATGCTGTCCAACAGGGAGTCGGCGAGGCGGTCCCGCGCGCGCAAGCAGCAGCGGATGGAGGAGCTCATCGCCGAGGCCAGCCGCCTCCAGGCCGAGAACGCGCGCGTGGAGGCCCAGATCGGCGCCTACACGACCGAGCTGACCAAGGTTGACGGCGAGAACGCCGTGCTCCGCGCGCGCCACGGCGAGCTCGCCGGGCGGCTGCAGGCGCTCGGCGGCGTCCTGGAGATCTTCCATGTGGCCGGTGCGCCCGTTGACATCCCAGAGATCCCGGACCCGCTGCTCCGCCCATGGCAGTCCCCGTTTGCGCCCCAGCTGGCCGCCGCCGGTGGCATGCCGGACGCGTTCCAGTTCTGA
- the LOC123110102 gene encoding homeobox protein knotted-1-like 10 codes for MEDLYSIHPGISRRGEGGAACSVASGVAGDASSPPPPPPPADLTELMKAQIAGHRRYPSLLSAYIECRKVGAPPEVASLLEEIGRPVRRGGGAAAAAEEIGLDPELDEFMEAYCRLLSQYKEELSRPLDGAASLLTTIRWQLTKLCGGGATATSPHSDEMVESSEDEPCSGDTGASDAGMQEQSSRLANRELREMLLNKYSGCLSHLRTEFLKKRKKGKLPKDARLALIDWWNTHYRWPYPTEEDKVRLAAMTGLDPRQINNWFVNQRKRHWKPSEDMRFALTEGVAGGEGGSSSSTALCFGTDSMR; via the exons ATGGAGGATCTGTACAGCATCCACCCGGGGATCTCGCGCCGAGGCGAGGGCGGCGCGGCCTGCAGCGTGGCGTCAGGGGTCGCCGGTGATGCCagctctcctccccctcccccgccaccGGCAGATCTGACGGAGCTGATGAAGGCGCAGATCGCCGGGCACCGCCGCTACCCCTCCCTCCTCTCCGCCTACATCGAATGCCGCAAG GTGGGAGCGCCGCCGGAGGTAGCTTCGCTGCTGGAGGAGATCGGCCGGCCAGTGAGGCGCGGCGGaggtgccgctgccgccgccgaggagatcggcctcgaccccgagctcgacGAGTTCATG GAGGCGTACTGCCGGCTGCTGTCGCAGTACAAGGAGGAGCTGTCCCGGCCGTTGGACGGAGCCGCTTCCTTACTCACCACCATTCGCTGGCAGCTCACGAAGCTCTGCGGCGGCGGCGCCACCGCCACCTCGCCGCACTCCG ATGAAATGGTGGAGTCATCGGAGGACGAGCCGTGCTCAGGGGACACCGGTGCATCCGATGCTGGAATGCAAGAGCAGAGCTCCCGGTTGGCCAACCGCGAGCTCAGGGAAATGCTGCTGAACAAGTACAGCGGCTGCCTCAGCCACCTCCGGACCGAGTtcctgaagaagaggaagaaaggaaagCTCCCCAAGGATGCTCGGCTTGCTCTCATAGACTGGTGGAACACACACTACCGCTGGCCTTACCCCACG GAAGAGGATAAGGTGAGGCTCGCCGCGATGACGGGCCTCGACCCGAGGCAGATCAACAACTGGTTCGTCAACCAGAGGAAGCGGCATTGGAAGCCGTCGGAGGACATGCGATTCGCGCTCACGGAGGGTGTCGCCGGAGGAGAAGGGGGATCCTCTTCCAGTACGGCACTCTGCTTCGGCACGGACAGCATGAGATAG